Proteins encoded by one window of Nocardioides euryhalodurans:
- a CDS encoding EscU/YscU/HrcU family type III secretion system export apparatus switch protein, translating into MSEEKTEKPTPKKRKESRKEGQVPRTQELGGWATLLIVGMVLPSLLSRELTALMELMVSCFTLPPDADVEDAMALLGEGATHIMVTLVLLGSAVMVIGVAAALAQGGFYLATKSMKPSLKKLDPIKGAKRVFGPQALWEGAKMLIKSAVVGLVAYTAMQALMPLIGGMVPIPAVLEAVNDEVLSLVRNVAIAGLVMAAADYAIVRRRIGKQTRMSHHEIKQEHKQSEGDPMLKGAIRSRQMAASRNRMMADVLTADVVLVNPTHVAVALRYDVERGAPRVVARGAGLVAQRIRESAGEHRVPLVRDVPLARALYGSTTVGQEIPAELYSAVAQVLAFVITRRNLGQNGGEHRSPRTGPELPALAAGRRVRRNPSAPAGSGR; encoded by the coding sequence GTGTCGGAGGAGAAGACCGAGAAGCCGACTCCCAAGAAGCGCAAGGAGTCGCGCAAGGAGGGGCAGGTCCCGCGGACCCAGGAGCTGGGTGGGTGGGCGACCCTGCTCATCGTCGGCATGGTGCTGCCCTCGCTGCTCAGCCGCGAGCTCACCGCCCTGATGGAGCTGATGGTCAGCTGCTTCACGCTGCCCCCCGACGCCGACGTCGAGGACGCGATGGCCCTGCTCGGCGAGGGCGCAACGCACATCATGGTGACCCTCGTGCTGCTGGGGTCCGCGGTCATGGTGATCGGGGTCGCCGCCGCCCTCGCGCAGGGTGGGTTCTACCTGGCCACGAAGAGCATGAAGCCCAGCCTCAAGAAGCTCGATCCCATCAAGGGCGCCAAGCGCGTGTTCGGCCCGCAGGCGCTCTGGGAGGGCGCCAAGATGCTGATCAAGAGCGCGGTGGTCGGGCTGGTGGCGTACACCGCGATGCAGGCGCTGATGCCGCTCATCGGTGGCATGGTGCCGATCCCGGCCGTGCTCGAGGCCGTCAACGACGAGGTGCTGTCGCTGGTGCGGAACGTGGCGATCGCAGGGCTCGTGATGGCGGCCGCCGACTACGCCATCGTCCGGCGCCGCATCGGCAAGCAGACCCGGATGAGCCACCACGAGATCAAGCAGGAGCACAAGCAGTCCGAGGGCGACCCGATGCTGAAGGGCGCGATCCGCTCCCGCCAGATGGCGGCCTCGCGCAACCGGATGATGGCCGACGTGCTGACGGCCGACGTGGTCCTGGTCAATCCCACGCACGTCGCCGTGGCCCTGCGCTACGACGTCGAACGCGGTGCCCCCCGGGTGGTCGCCCGCGGGGCGGGCCTGGTCGCGCAGCGGATCCGTGAGAGCGCCGGCGAGCACCGGGTCCCGCTCGTGCGCGACGTCCCGCTGGCACGTGCGCTCTACGGCTCCACCACCGTCGGGCAGGAGATCCCCGCGGAGCTCTACTCCGCCGTGGCGCAGGTGCTCGCCTTCGTGATCACGCGTCGCAACCTCGGCCAGAACGGCGGGGAGCACCGCTCCCCCCGGACCGGCCCGGAGCTGCCCGCGCTGGCAGCGGGACGCCGGGTCCGACGAAACCCCTCAGCCCCGGCCGGCTCCGGCCGATAG